The Peribacillus sp. FSL E2-0218 genome contains a region encoding:
- a CDS encoding Ig-like domain-containing protein: MYKYLTILVFTALFILGFRVEDIVKASEGTSVKGIIKENATWTKENSPYYLTGDIQIANGIKLNVEPGVIIKGNNNRIRVFGDFEAIGKSESKIIFKNVNIEPGSGSSSEQFLIDIESAEIIQGSLYRPTGYGVYGSFVLKDSKLVDLTQDSFYLWYPTRDVYIERNVFVNSGGISVGTSDGVKVNIINNVFYNYTNYAIENWASYDNSETIVSHNSFLIPKLNDLGDPITSKDTLVLPAGYTNAKMIATNNYWGTTDESFIDNMVFDKNDDLSSSSYINFKPYLKNPDPNTPEFENTPPEHPIVDRITNRDTFIQGEGEKNATINVYTEYNYFVGNTKIDSNGKFKMPIQPIKEGTQLVIIATDEWFNKSNPSLVIVEDVISPNIPTVNEVTDKSTSMTGSAEAGSSITIKAGTTVIGSGTSNTEGEYKVTIPKQKAGTKLLVTATDDEGNSSEVKEVTVKDVTAPDSPTVNEVTENSTSVTGTAEAGSTITVKAGTTVIGSTTVDTEGKYTVSIPKQKSGTILSVTATDGVGNTSEVKEVTVKDVTAPRSPAIIEVTENSTSVSGTAEAGTTITVKAGTTVIGTVPVDTEGKYTVTIPKQKAGTKLTVTATDVAGNISEVKEVTVKDVTAPSVPTVNTVYDDATVISGKVETNAKVYALAGSKKIGEATAKNGAYTIKIAKQKAGSNISVYATDTSGNKSGSKTVKVIDKTPPSPPTANTVYDNATVISGKAETNAKVYAMVGSKKIGEATAKNGAYTIKIAKQKAGTSISVYAVDSVDNKSGSKTVKVIDKTAPSVPSVNKILSNTVSVTGKSEKGASIYIYNGSKKLGQGIVDSRGYYKVKIKAQKKDSTIKIYAQDKSGNQSDAKKMKVS; encoded by the coding sequence GAATTAGAGTTTTCGGGGATTTTGAAGCAATTGGCAAATCTGAATCAAAAATAATATTTAAAAATGTAAATATAGAGCCAGGAAGTGGAAGTTCTAGTGAACAGTTTCTAATTGATATTGAAAGTGCCGAAATTATTCAAGGGAGCTTATATAGACCTACAGGATATGGAGTCTATGGGAGTTTTGTATTAAAGGATTCAAAGTTAGTTGATTTAACGCAAGATTCCTTTTACCTTTGGTATCCAACTAGAGATGTTTATATTGAACGTAATGTATTTGTAAATAGTGGTGGAATAAGTGTGGGTACAAGTGATGGTGTTAAGGTAAATATCATAAACAATGTATTCTACAATTATACTAACTATGCGATTGAAAATTGGGCTAGTTATGATAATTCTGAAACTATTGTTTCTCATAATTCTTTTTTAATTCCTAAACTAAATGATTTAGGTGACCCAATAACAAGTAAGGATACTTTGGTTTTACCCGCTGGTTACACGAATGCTAAAATGATAGCAACTAATAATTATTGGGGAACAACAGATGAATCGTTTATTGATAATATGGTCTTTGATAAGAATGATGATCTAAGCTCATCTTCATATATAAACTTTAAACCGTATCTAAAAAACCCAGACCCTAACACACCTGAGTTTGAAAATACACCTCCTGAACACCCTATTGTAGATAGGATAACTAATAGAGATACCTTTATTCAGGGGGAAGGAGAAAAAAATGCCACCATTAATGTCTACACTGAATATAACTATTTTGTTGGGAATACAAAAATAGATTCTAATGGTAAGTTTAAAATGCCAATACAACCAATTAAAGAAGGTACTCAGTTAGTCATTATAGCAACTGATGAATGGTTTAATAAAAGTAACCCTTCCCTTGTTATTGTAGAGGATGTAATCTCCCCTAATATCCCTACGGTAAATGAGGTAACAGACAAATCAACTAGCATGACAGGATCAGCAGAAGCAGGTTCTTCTATCACAATCAAAGCAGGAACGACCGTTATAGGATCAGGGACTTCCAATACAGAAGGTGAATATAAGGTTACAATACCAAAACAAAAAGCAGGAACGAAGTTATTGGTAACTGCCACGGATGATGAAGGAAACAGTAGTGAAGTGAAGGAAGTTACAGTGAAAGATGTGACAGCTCCAGATTCACCCACGGTAAATGAAGTAACAGAAAATTCCACAAGTGTGACAGGAACAGCGGAAGCAGGTTCTACTATTACGGTCAAAGCGGGAACGACGGTAATAGGATCAACGACTGTTGATACTGAGGGCAAATATACGGTTTCAATACCAAAACAAAAATCAGGAACAATACTTTCTGTAACAGCTACAGATGGTGTAGGAAATACAAGTGAAGTGAAGGAAGTAACGGTAAAAGATGTGACAGCTCCACGTTCACCTGCAATAATTGAAGTAACGGAAAATTCCACAAGTGTTTCTGGAACAGCGGAAGCAGGTACTACCATTACGGTCAAAGCGGGAACGACGGTAATAGGGACAGTACCTGTTGATACTGAAGGCAAATATACGGTTACAATACCAAAACAAAAAGCAGGAACGAAATTAACAGTAACGGCAACAGATGTTGCAGGGAACATCAGTGAAGTAAAAGAAGTAACGGTGAAAGACGTAACAGCTCCATCAGTCCCAACAGTCAATACTGTATATGATGACGCTACTGTTATTAGTGGTAAAGTTGAAACAAATGCAAAAGTATATGCATTAGCGGGAAGCAAGAAAATCGGAGAAGCAACGGCAAAAAATGGAGCATATACGATTAAGATTGCAAAACAAAAAGCAGGATCAAACATTTCTGTTTATGCTACAGATACTTCAGGTAATAAGAGTGGAAGTAAAACAGTTAAAGTTATAGATAAAACTCCACCAAGCCCCCCAACAGCCAATACTGTATATGATAACGCTACTGTTATTAGTGGCAAAGCTGAAACAAATGCAAAAGTATATGCAATGGTGGGAAGCAAGAAAATCGGAGAAGCAACGGCAAAAAATGGAGCATATACGATTAAGATTGCTAAACAAAAAGCAGGAACAAGCATTTCTGTTTATGCAGTTGATTCGGTAGATAATAAGAGTGGAAGTAAAACAGTTAAGGTAATCGACAAAACTGCACCTTCTGTACCCTCAGTCAATAAAATTTTAAGTAACACAGTATCGGTAACGGGCAAAAGTGAAAAGGGAGCATCAATTTATATTTACAATGGAAGTAAGAAGCTTGGCCAAGGAATAGTGGATAGCCGAGGATATTATAAAGTGAAAATCAAGGCACAAAAGAAGGATTCAACCATAAAGATTTACGCTCAAGATAAATCAGGCAACCAGAGTGATGCCAAAAAAATGAAGGTAAGCTAG